The Arachidicoccus terrestris genome includes the window CAGCATATCAGGATCATTCCATGCACCCGGATGGGCGTATCCGGCCAGGTCCGCATTTCTCTGCGCTGCATCCAGAATGCCGATGCCACCCTTAGGAGTGCCCGGCGCATCATTGGCGGCTGCCCATTTATCCCGGATATCCCCGTCTATTCTCCACAGGTTACCTCCGACACTTGAGGCCCATGTCCAGGGTTGTCTGCCACCCCATTCACAGATACCGAATACGATATCCCTACCTGAGTTAGTAAGAGCATCAGCCATTTTCTTATAGCGTTTTCGAGCTGTTTCTTTATCAGGAGGTGCTCCGCAGTAGTCGTATTTAAGATAATCAATTCCCCACGAAGCAAAAGTTTTAGCATCCTGTTCTTCAAAATGAAGGCTTGCGGTATAACCGGCACAGGTAAGCGGTGCAGCGTCAGAGTATATCCCTAGCTTAATGCCTTTGCTATGGACATAATCTGCCAGTGATTTAATTCCGGAAGGGAATTTTTTAGGATCAGGAATAATATTATTTCTATTATCCCTGCCGCCTTGCCAGCCATCATCAATAAAAATATAATTGTATCCTAACTGAACCAGGCCATTTGCCACCATTGCGTCAGCAATGGAACGGACATCGTGCTCCGTAATATTATCCGCATAAAAATTCCAGGTCATATAGCCCATTGGCGGGGTAGGTGCAAGTTTTGACCGTTGGCCGAATCCAATAAGACTGATACAGGACAGCATGAGTCCAAGTAGCAGCACTTTCGTTTTTTGCATTGTTTTGAGTTGAAATGATGAGTTGAATATTAGATTAACAGGTAAGACATAAAGTTATTTATTTTTCCTTACAATGCGGCCTTAAATCCAAAATATCAGTTGCAACGTCTTACAATAAATACGTTTCGGTATTTGTTCTCATTGATTGTATTGACGAAAAAGAGGAGCCATGTTGATTTAACTGCTCCTCTTTTTTTAGCGCTCTTTGTGTCAACCGCTATTCCAATAATCCTCTGTTTGCTTCCATGGGTTTGATGCTGGGTGCCTGGCCTCTGAAATCGCGATACAGCTTTTCCAGATCTTCGGTATTGCCCTTGGAAAGGATCATATCCCTAAAACGCTGGCCATTTGCCCTGGTCAGACCGCCGTGCTCTTTAAACCATTCAAATGCATCATCATCCAGCATTTCTGTCCACAGATAAGCATAATAGCTGGCAGCGTAACCATTGCCCCAAATATGTAGAAAATAGCTGGACCGGTAACGGGGTGGTACTTGCTGCATATACAAGCCAGTTTTCTGTAAAGCATGTACTTCAAAACTGTCTACATTCTGCAAAGGGGCGTCGGCTTTTAATTTGTGCCATTGCAGATCTAACGCGGCAGCAGCTAACAGTTCGGTTAGCATATAACCCTGGTTGAAAGTACTGGCCTTTTTGATTTTATCCACCAAGGCCTGTGGAATGGTCTGCCCGGTTTTGTAATGCACCGCATAGTGCTTAAGTATAGATGGCTCCAATGCCCAATGTTCATTAAACTGAGACGGAAATTCGACAAAGTCCCGGGCTACATTTGTCCCTGAAAGACTGGGGTATTGCTGGTCCGCAAAAAATCCGTGTAATGCGTGTCCAAATTCATGGAACATTGTAATCACATCATCGAAGCTAATTAGTGCCGGTTGACCAGGCGCTGGTTTGGTAAAATTGCCCACATTATAAATAACCGGTTTGGTGCCGAGTAATTTTGACTGTGTAACCAGATTGTCCATCCATGCACCCCCGGATTTATTGTCTCTTTTAAAGTAATCACAGTAGAACAGGCCCATCGGTGTTTTATCTTTGTCAAACAGCTCAAATACCCGCACATCTTTTTGATAGACCGGTAAGTCCTTTCTTTCTTTGAAAGTAATGCCATAGAGCTGAGTGGCTGCATAGAATACGCCGTCTTCCAGTACCTTATTGAGCTCGAAATATGGCTTGACTTCATTTTCATCCAAATCATATCTTGCCTTTCTGACTTGGTCGGCATAAAAATCCCAATCATAGGGCGTCAGTTGAAAGCCTCCATGCGTGGAGTCTATGACTTTTTGAATATCGGCAGCTTCTTGCTGAGCTTTTTTAACGGAGGCGGGAACCAGACTGGCGAAAAACTCATCTACTGCTGCTGGGGTTTTAGCCATCTGATCTTGTAATTTCCAGGCTGCATAACTAGGGTAACCCATTAAAGCTGCCTTTTTTGCCCGGATTTGGGCAATGGTGGCGATGGTTTTACGGGTGTCATTACTGTCGTTTTTCTCTGCCCGGTTCCAGGAAAGTTCAAAAAGTCTTTCTCTCGTGGACCGGTTCGTCAATGAACTCAACGCAGGTTGCTGTGTTGTGTTTTGCAAAGGCAACAGCCATTTGCCATCCAGATCGGCTGCCTTGGCATCTTCTGCCGCGGCGGCAATAGCTCCATCAGACAATCCGGCTAATTCATCTTTGCTATTGGCTATGTAAGCGCCTGCTTTGCCTGCGGCTAGTAATTGATTGGTAAACTTGGCACTGAGAGAAGCCTCCTGTTCATTGTATTGTTTGAGCTGAGTTTTATCCGCCTCAGATAACTTGGCTCCTGCCAAGACAAACTCCTGATAATAATAATCTACTAATCTTTTCGACTCGGCATCCAGATTTGACCGATCCAGATGGTCATGCACTGTGGAAATTCTATCAAATAATGCCTTGTTCAAATAAATAGCATCTTGATGGGCTGCTTGCAGCGGCGCCAACTCTTCCTGGGTTTTCTGTAGGTAATCATTAGTGTTTGCGCCTGTAAGAAGATTAAATATATTCTTGGCCCTTTCCAGTAATTTGCCACTTTGCTCCAGAGGAACGAGGGTATTTAAAAACGTGGCGGAATCGGGATTGTCGGTGATTTTTTTGATTTCCTCCAACTGCCTTTTCATACCCTCAATGATGGCTGGCTTAAAATCTCCATCTTTGATTTTTGAAAAGTCCGGTGTCTGATAGGCGAGTGTGCTGGCCTGTAAAAAAGGATTGTCTTTTGTTAATGTGTCCACTATAGGCTTATTTTTTGTTCGCTGGCTATTGTTTCCGCAGGCGCTCACTAGCAATATGGCTGCCGCCAGAGGTGCCATTGAGATCTTAGTTATTTTATTCATGCAATTGGATTTTGCTTTTCTTAGAAAGGATGAAAATACAACATTTGCAGTAAATAATAACAGCTGTTTGTTTTCAGATGCTTTAGAAAATATCTTTGAAGACGATATCGAGTCCGATATGGTGCATGGAGTAGGTGGGGTTTTTCTCTGTCAGGTTATTCATATATCCGATTTCGGCATACAGAGGCCAATTGTCCGGCGCGTATCGGTAATAAGCGCAAAATCTGCTGTCGTCATAGAAAAAGCCAGTCCATTTCGAATGGCCATTGGGCTGCGTTCTTTCATTCTGAAAAAGGCTTTCTGCAGAAAGAATCAGAAAATGCTCTTTATTGGAGGATAGAGGTACTGTAGATTTAAGTTTAAATCTGGCTCTCAAGGCATGTCTTGTATCATCTGAAGCATATACAGGTAAAAAGAATTTTCTGAACTCTGGCCGAAAATCCAGGTTCCACTTAGTTTTACCTGTTTTCCAGCCATAAGCAAACTTGCCATAGAGCCTGATCTCCCTTTTTGCACTTGGGTCAGCTTTGTGATAAGGAGCACCGTCTGTATAGAGATATTGCTCCCTGTAACTGAGTGCGCCGGTTATACTAAAATGGTCAGATAGTTTCCTTTTCATCTCTTCATTTAAAATTAGCATGGAAGGTTTTTCAAAAAGAGAATAACTGCCATGAGGGTTACTCATAAAACCATAACCCACATAAGAGACAGACTGCCAGGCTTTGTTTTTTCCAAAGGATTGATCCAGGCCTATTGCCATCCAGGATGCCAGCCGGGTATCACTTAGCCCTGGAGGAGAAATCTGTGCGCCAGCTTTTTCAGACATACAAAGCCCGATAAGGAAAAGTGCAATAAATCGCGAAAGGAGATTGTCTTTTTTAATTAATATTTCCATATTGTTTTAAATAATACATGTGCGGGTATTTTCCGGAGCGGTAAAAATAAGCAATTCTCTGCAGAGAAGCTGATGACTCAGGTATAAAACAAATCCGGCTTTCAATTTTAAAAAACCGGATTCTGAAAAATGTTTACTGCTGCTTATGGCGGTAATCAGAGTGGCATGTAAGAATACATGCTATAATGTCCCTGCAGCATGCCTTTGATGGCTGTTCTGTATACCTCATTCTCGGATTTTGCAACACCTGAAAACTCACGACCCAGCATAAAATCACTAAAATATGTCGTCCAGTTTTTATAGTGCTCTTCCGCGATCTTAAGCTGCTCCATGATCAGGGATTTGCCATTGACTGCATCCACGTATTCTGCTGAATATCCCAGATTAACAATATACACATATAACCCGATGTTCCAGGCTTTGATGCCTGCCGGAGAGAATTCTTCATAATGATCCTTGACAAATTGTAGCAGGACATCACTGCCTTCCGGTAGGTTGTTGGCTTTCAGGTTGATGGATTTAACATTGGCATTTTTGCCTCCGTTGGCGTCCAGGGCTTTTTTACATATTTCGAAATGGGCCTGGAAGCCGCTATCTTTTAAATTATTTAAAAAGAGGAAAAAGTCGTGCTGGCTATTAATCTGGAACCAGTTGGAAAGCGTGTTTCTGGAATCCACCTTTTCATTTGCCGAGCGGGCAAACGGGAAAACCATCGTTTTGTGATAAGCACTGTCAAGCAATGTGAGAAACGGTGCCTTGGAATGATCCTGATTAATCAACGTTTTAAGTTTTGTCTCAAACTTCTCCGGACCTCCGTAACCTTGCACGAAGTACACCCCTGAAAGCATAAAGCCCTTTAAGGTGTCGTCTTTAATCTGGATGTGGGTGGTCTGCGTGCTTTGGTCCTGAGAATCCGTATGTTGGTCATCTGGCCCACAGCTGATAAAAGCCGCCAGTATGGAGAATCCCCATAAACAAATGATAAGATGTCGCATAGAAATAAAATTAATGTCTGTCAAATGTGGCAAATATCCCTCTTCAAGGGCATATAAAACGGCAAAATATGTTATTGTTTTTTTAATGTGATTAATGCTTGCAGTTCTTACATTTCATCTTTTGATTAAGTATCAAATAGATAGACTTTTGCAACGTACCAATTATCTTAATTATTTGCACCGAATACAACTGAAAAAGGATAATTTTGATGCCTATTTAAATCATTTCATTTATGTGGAAGCTTTTTAAAATTTGTTGTTTAGCGGTGATCGCTATGATCACTTTACAACGTTGTCAATCCAAGGAGATGAGAGAAAACAAGTTTTTTTTATTGGTAGGGACCTATACAAACGGAAATGCGAGTGAAGGAATATATGTATACGACTTTGATGACACAAGCGGCCGGATGACAGAAGTGTCACATACCAACCACGTAGCGAATCCATCCTATATGGCATTATCTGCCAATGGTAAATATCTCTACGCAGTTAACGAGAATACAGATGAAAGTTCAAAAGGAATGATCTCTGCATTTTCATTTAATGATAAGACCGGACAGTTAGATTTTTTAAATACTCAGCCGACCAATGGGGATGCACCATGTTATGTGTCGATTGATTCATTGGGGAAAAACGTAGCTGAAGCCAATTATAACGGCGGTAATTTTTCTATTTATAAAACAGATACCAGCGGCAAGCTCTGGCCTGCTACTCAGATTATTGCTCACAAGGGTACGAGTGCCAATAAAAAAATACAAACACAGTCTCATGTTCATTCTACTATATTTTCTCCTGACCAGAAATATTTATTTGTCTGTGATTTAGGTAATGACACGCTGTATCAATATCCTTTTCAAATCAACAATCTCTTACCTGTAGATGAAGCGGGTGCTGTTAAGTATAAAATTCCTGCCGGATATGGACCAAGACATATTGCCTTTTCTCCGAATGGTAAGTCTGCCTACCTTTTAAATGAATTAGATGCCCAGCTCATGGTTTATCGGTGGGAGAATGATTCTCTGACCTATTTACAGACACTTGCCTCCACGACCGTTGAGGATACGGCAAATGCAGATAAAGGCTCCTCTGCTATTCGCGTTTCTCCGGACGGCAGATTCGTTTATACCTCTAATCGGGGAAAAGCCAATGATCTGGCCATATTTGCTGTGCAGCCGGACGGTTTATTGAAAGAAGTCGCTCATCAGGCGACCGGTCCTCATCCCAGAGACTTCATTCTTGACCCTACTGGGCATTTTTTACTCGTCGCTTCAAGGGATGATAATACAGTTAGAGTATATAAAAGAAATGTTGAAACTGGACTTCTTACACAGACACCACAAATGATCACACTGCCTAAGCCGGTCGCCCTGCTATTTGCTAAAAAAAATAAGTAGCATTAGGAAAAAATAATGTACTTTGAAAGGTAGAATTTCAATTGTTCACTTTTAATTCTTTAAAACAATGTTAGATGAAATTGTAAACCTGATCAAAAACGCCACGGGTGAAGCAGTACAGGCGAACCAGGACGTTCCGAATGAAAAAGCTGGTGCGATAGCAGAAGAGGCTTCTCATTCTATTCTTGGAGACCTTGAAAACGGGCTGAAAGGAGGAGGGG containing:
- a CDS encoding DUF2490 domain-containing protein, whose product is MEILIKKDNLLSRFIALFLIGLCMSEKAGAQISPPGLSDTRLASWMAIGLDQSFGKNKAWQSVSYVGYGFMSNPHGSYSLFEKPSMLILNEEMKRKLSDHFSITGALSYREQYLYTDGAPYHKADPSAKREIRLYGKFAYGWKTGKTKWNLDFRPEFRKFFLPVYASDDTRHALRARFKLKSTVPLSSNKEHFLILSAESLFQNERTQPNGHSKWTGFFYDDSRFCAYYRYAPDNWPLYAEIGYMNNLTEKNPTYSMHHIGLDIVFKDIF
- the dcp gene encoding peptidyl-dipeptidase Dcp, with amino-acid sequence MNKITKISMAPLAAAILLVSACGNNSQRTKNKPIVDTLTKDNPFLQASTLAYQTPDFSKIKDGDFKPAIIEGMKRQLEEIKKITDNPDSATFLNTLVPLEQSGKLLERAKNIFNLLTGANTNDYLQKTQEELAPLQAAHQDAIYLNKALFDRISTVHDHLDRSNLDAESKRLVDYYYQEFVLAGAKLSEADKTQLKQYNEQEASLSAKFTNQLLAAGKAGAYIANSKDELAGLSDGAIAAAAEDAKAADLDGKWLLPLQNTTQQPALSSLTNRSTRERLFELSWNRAEKNDSNDTRKTIATIAQIRAKKAALMGYPSYAAWKLQDQMAKTPAAVDEFFASLVPASVKKAQQEAADIQKVIDSTHGGFQLTPYDWDFYADQVRKARYDLDENEVKPYFELNKVLEDGVFYAATQLYGITFKERKDLPVYQKDVRVFELFDKDKTPMGLFYCDYFKRDNKSGGAWMDNLVTQSKLLGTKPVIYNVGNFTKPAPGQPALISFDDVITMFHEFGHALHGFFADQQYPSLSGTNVARDFVEFPSQFNEHWALEPSILKHYAVHYKTGQTIPQALVDKIKKASTFNQGYMLTELLAAAALDLQWHKLKADAPLQNVDSFEVHALQKTGLYMQQVPPRYRSSYFLHIWGNGYAASYYAYLWTEMLDDDAFEWFKEHGGLTRANGQRFRDMILSKGNTEDLEKLYRDFRGQAPSIKPMEANRGLLE
- a CDS encoding glycoside hydrolase family 27 protein, whose translation is MQKTKVLLLGLMLSCISLIGFGQRSKLAPTPPMGYMTWNFYADNITEHDVRSIADAMVANGLVQLGYNYIFIDDGWQGGRDNRNNIIPDPKKFPSGIKSLADYVHSKGIKLGIYSDAAPLTCAGYTASLHFEEQDAKTFASWGIDYLKYDYCGAPPDKETARKRYKKMADALTNSGRDIVFGICEWGGRQPWTWASSVGGNLWRIDGDIRDKWAAANDAPGTPKGGIGILDAAQRNADLAGYAHPGAWNDPDMLVVGLYGRKGPSGDLGGVGCNDIEYQSQMSLWCLQAAPLMITCDVTNMNAATKRILTNKEILAIDQDPLGKQAERKINKEGWQVYLKPLTDGAYALGILNTDSTTRKYKLSLEQIGLAGKYGTLNVWTGEVKKNQSRLSYEIKPHETIVLKLTK
- a CDS encoding lactonase family protein, giving the protein MRENKFFLLVGTYTNGNASEGIYVYDFDDTSGRMTEVSHTNHVANPSYMALSANGKYLYAVNENTDESSKGMISAFSFNDKTGQLDFLNTQPTNGDAPCYVSIDSLGKNVAEANYNGGNFSIYKTDTSGKLWPATQIIAHKGTSANKKIQTQSHVHSTIFSPDQKYLFVCDLGNDTLYQYPFQINNLLPVDEAGAVKYKIPAGYGPRHIAFSPNGKSAYLLNELDAQLMVYRWENDSLTYLQTLASTTVEDTANADKGSSAIRVSPDGRFVYTSNRGKANDLAIFAVQPDGLLKEVAHQATGPHPRDFILDPTGHFLLVASRDDNTVRVYKRNVETGLLTQTPQMITLPKPVALLFAKKNK
- a CDS encoding DUF1266 domain-containing protein, which translates into the protein MRHLIICLWGFSILAAFISCGPDDQHTDSQDQSTQTTHIQIKDDTLKGFMLSGVYFVQGYGGPEKFETKLKTLINQDHSKAPFLTLLDSAYHKTMVFPFARSANEKVDSRNTLSNWFQINSQHDFFLFLNNLKDSGFQAHFEICKKALDANGGKNANVKSINLKANNLPEGSDVLLQFVKDHYEEFSPAGIKAWNIGLYVYIVNLGYSAEYVDAVNGKSLIMEQLKIAEEHYKNWTTYFSDFMLGREFSGVAKSENEVYRTAIKGMLQGHYSMYSYMPL